From a single Bacillus pseudomycoides DSM 12442 genomic region:
- a CDS encoding YfmQ family protein — MTTYFIVMLIILGGLKIIVTCLPSSVVKSLSSKFELHPKLSDAAVTVTIDGKQLEGKDKIQIIDQFNEAIFLEKYYFPPQSSGTPVVINTKKGKTDVRFSVYSYDDHVDVIKQYKKKVVGYSLRSKGLQNRSMLVTEDLA; from the coding sequence ATGACGACATATTTTATAGTTATGTTAATTATTCTCGGTGGTCTTAAAATAATAGTGACGTGCCTTCCAAGCTCTGTTGTGAAGTCGCTTTCCAGCAAATTTGAATTGCATCCAAAACTTAGTGATGCGGCTGTCACTGTAACCATCGACGGAAAGCAATTAGAAGGTAAAGATAAAATTCAAATTATTGATCAATTTAATGAAGCGATATTTTTAGAGAAATATTATTTTCCGCCACAGAGCAGTGGGACTCCAGTAGTTATTAATACGAAAAAAGGAAAAACCGATGTTCGTTTTTCTGTGTACAGTTACGACGATCACGTTGATGTAATCAAACAATACAAGAAAAAAGTAGTCGGGTATAGTCTGCGTTCCAAAGGCCTTCAAAACCGTTCTATGTTAGTAACTGAGGACTTAGCCTAA
- a CDS encoding TetR/AcrR family transcriptional regulator — protein sequence MAVDRKRSIIEAATKSFSAFGYKATTMDQVAKLANVGKGTIYTFFKNKEELFGEIISNLITEMKQVAKEAIRPDVSFFENVHRALYNILEFRKEHQLMIKLIQEERDMGTKEVQDVMQQVDVEIVSVIQSYLEIAIEKGEISKCDPEITAFIMLRLYVSLIFDWEKNHEPLEKERIAELFELYLLKGLSN from the coding sequence GTGGCTGTCGATCGAAAACGTTCTATTATTGAAGCTGCAACAAAATCTTTCTCAGCATTTGGTTATAAGGCGACAACAATGGATCAAGTCGCAAAATTAGCGAATGTAGGGAAAGGAACAATTTATACTTTTTTCAAAAATAAAGAAGAATTATTTGGCGAAATTATTTCTAATTTAATTACTGAAATGAAGCAAGTTGCAAAAGAAGCAATTCGTCCAGATGTTTCATTTTTTGAAAATGTACATAGAGCATTATATAACATCTTAGAATTTAGAAAAGAACATCAGCTCATGATTAAACTGATTCAAGAAGAGCGAGATATGGGAACAAAAGAAGTACAAGATGTTATGCAACAAGTAGATGTTGAAATTGTATCTGTTATTCAATCTTATTTAGAAATTGCGATTGAAAAAGGTGAAATTAGTAAGTGTGATCCAGAAATTACCGCGTTTATCATGCTTCGGTTATATGTATCACTTATTTTCGATTGGGAAAAGAATCATGAACCATTAGAAAAGGAAAGAATTGCAGAATTATTTGAACTTTATTTGTTAAAGGGATTGTCAAACTAA
- a CDS encoding LacI family DNA-binding transcriptional regulator encodes MSTIEDVAKLAGLSRTTVSRVINNHPYVSDEKKKRVQLAMKHLGFVPNSAARRLRKQKTETIAVLVPRITNPFFSRFIEAIEIAASEHKYKLIICQTRYLPEKEMEYLQLLSTKQVDGIILCSLENPWENVEPYLQHGPIVLCNEYIEEANIPTVKFDHAQGAYIAAKHVLEQDYRNLIFCRGNETKVVSQQRKMGFLRAITEKSKEVEAIDFLENAFSWEDGKRIFHEVLKDKKNPTAILAGGDEVAAGIIAEAKRHGWSIPDDLAVVGFDNQILSQITEPGITTIEQPIDEMAHKVVDLMMDKIHTKNYRKKELYEFELELLVKGSTMKNTMLLA; translated from the coding sequence GTGTCAACGATCGAGGACGTGGCGAAATTAGCGGGGTTATCAAGAACAACGGTTTCTCGGGTGATTAACAACCATCCGTATGTATCAGATGAGAAGAAAAAGAGAGTTCAATTGGCGATGAAGCATTTAGGATTCGTTCCTAATTCTGCAGCAAGAAGACTTCGTAAACAGAAAACAGAAACAATTGCAGTTCTTGTTCCAAGAATTACAAATCCTTTTTTCAGTAGATTTATTGAAGCAATTGAAATTGCTGCTTCCGAACATAAATATAAACTGATTATTTGTCAAACAAGATATTTACCAGAAAAAGAGATGGAATACTTACAACTGTTATCAACAAAACAAGTTGATGGTATTATCTTATGTTCACTTGAGAATCCATGGGAGAACGTGGAGCCATATTTACAACACGGTCCAATCGTGTTATGTAATGAATACATTGAAGAAGCAAATATTCCAACGGTTAAATTTGATCATGCGCAAGGGGCATACATAGCTGCGAAACATGTGCTAGAACAAGATTATCGCAACCTTATTTTTTGCCGTGGAAATGAAACAAAAGTAGTGAGCCAACAGCGAAAAATGGGCTTTTTACGTGCAATCACTGAAAAGAGCAAAGAAGTAGAAGCGATTGACTTTCTTGAAAACGCTTTCTCTTGGGAAGATGGAAAAAGAATATTCCATGAAGTATTAAAGGACAAAAAAAATCCTACCGCTATTTTGGCAGGAGGCGATGAAGTCGCAGCTGGAATTATCGCAGAAGCGAAACGCCATGGCTGGAGCATTCCTGATGATTTAGCTGTAGTTGGCTTTGATAATCAAATTTTATCACAGATTACAGAACCGGGTATTACAACGATTGAACAGCCAATTGATGAAATGGCTCATAAAGTTGTTGATTTAATGATGGATAAAATCCATACGAAAAATTATCGTAAAAAAGAATTGTATGAGTTTGAACTGGAGCTCTTGGTGAAAGGTTCAACGATGAAAAATACGATGTTACTAGCCTAG
- a CDS encoding YhgE/Pip domain-containing protein, translated as MRGFTLLGKEFTEIIKSKKILIPIIAVLFVPILYAGMFLLAFWDPYEQLDDLPVAVVNLDKGAVFDGKPIEVGKGLVDKLKDKKSFKWEFVSEKTAREGMENRKYYMLVRIPENFSDNATTLLKENPRPLNLEYIPNESLNFLSSQIGGTAIEKIKGEVSNTLTKTYAEKMFDSIKDVSKGFTDAKDGANKLHDGAGELQDGSGKVTDGLHTLQGKSGEMTAGIHKLLDGSGKVMNGLNTLNGKTGEMQSGIGKLLDGSGQVTNGLNTLISKSGEMQNGIGELSNGSSEIYQNLQLLASKSLVFNNGLQKASDGAAKLQTGADKLEAGLGQLQDGHGKLAAGVQDIQKGANDLKGGLQESLAGVTDMQNKLPELTHGSEQISKGANELEQGVSQWKANADSLYTKASQTADGAKQVDDGLAVLNEKIKSLPEESRKQLEPVMEELTAGSKKVVGGTGGIAEGTKGLAGQEGAGKIQVGAQKLADGANDLQNGQVLLKNGVDKLKGGQQQLAEGANKLANGLSYPKTGFVARFQTFGEKLGEAKNGASELAGGSKQLNSGISELAGGSPQLVDGVNQLTEGAGKLNGGLGKLSTGSGQLIDGVNQLANGSNQVTGGLGTLSAGANQMAGGVGQLADGSGQVTNGLGALSSGAGQLVDGVNKLADGSGKVTDGLVKVNDGSGELATKLGEGAEKTGKVKGTNKTYNMFADPVKVQTEKMAEVPNYGTGFTPYFLSLGLFVGALLLSIVYPLRDTVGVPKSGFSWFISKFGVLLSVGIIQALVADLVLLLGLGVEVQSVPYFILFSILTSLAFIALIQCLVTAFGDAGRFIAILTLIMQLTTSAGTFPLELIPKFLQHFNAWLPMTYSVSGFKAVVSSGDFGFMWQNAGILMIFIVILSLGTIGSLTWMHKRQFRNLVEEKSIEA; from the coding sequence ATGAGAGGATTTACGTTGCTTGGTAAGGAATTTACGGAAATTATAAAAAGCAAAAAAATCTTAATACCTATTATTGCTGTTTTATTTGTACCCATTTTATATGCTGGTATGTTTTTATTGGCCTTTTGGGATCCGTATGAACAGTTAGACGATTTACCAGTTGCGGTAGTTAATTTGGATAAGGGCGCAGTATTTGACGGAAAACCAATTGAGGTTGGTAAAGGGCTAGTAGATAAGTTAAAAGATAAAAAAAGCTTTAAATGGGAGTTTGTTAGTGAAAAAACAGCAAGAGAGGGAATGGAAAATCGAAAATATTATATGTTAGTTCGGATTCCAGAAAATTTCTCAGACAATGCGACAACGCTGTTAAAAGAAAATCCAAGACCATTAAACTTAGAATATATTCCAAACGAAAGCTTGAACTTCTTATCTTCACAAATCGGCGGAACAGCTATTGAAAAAATTAAAGGTGAAGTATCTAATACGTTAACAAAAACGTATGCAGAGAAAATGTTTGATTCTATAAAAGATGTTTCCAAAGGGTTTACTGATGCAAAAGATGGAGCAAATAAGCTGCATGATGGGGCTGGGGAGTTGCAGGATGGTTCTGGCAAGGTAACAGATGGTTTGCATACGCTGCAAGGGAAGTCTGGTGAGATGACAGCTGGTATTCATAAATTGCTAGATGGTTCAGGGAAAGTAATGAATGGTTTAAATACGTTAAATGGAAAAACTGGTGAAATGCAGAGTGGAATTGGAAAATTACTAGATGGATCTGGTCAAGTAACAAACGGTTTAAATACGTTAATCAGTAAGTCAGGTGAAATGCAAAATGGTATTGGAGAATTGTCAAATGGTTCTTCGGAAATATATCAAAACTTACAATTGCTAGCTAGTAAGTCGTTAGTATTTAATAATGGTTTACAAAAAGCTTCTGATGGAGCTGCTAAGTTGCAAACAGGAGCGGATAAATTAGAAGCAGGTCTTGGTCAGCTTCAAGATGGTCACGGAAAGTTAGCAGCAGGCGTACAAGATATTCAAAAAGGTGCGAATGATTTAAAAGGTGGTTTACAGGAATCATTAGCTGGTGTAACCGATATGCAAAATAAATTACCAGAGCTAACACATGGATCTGAACAAATTAGTAAGGGAGCCAATGAACTGGAACAAGGTGTATCACAGTGGAAAGCAAACGCAGATAGTCTATATACTAAGGCTAGTCAGACTGCAGATGGTGCCAAACAAGTGGATGATGGTTTAGCAGTATTGAATGAAAAAATTAAAAGTTTACCTGAAGAATCTAGAAAACAATTAGAACCTGTTATGGAGGAGCTAACAGCGGGGAGTAAAAAAGTTGTAGGTGGCACAGGCGGAATTGCAGAAGGTACAAAAGGACTTGCAGGTCAAGAGGGTGCGGGGAAAATTCAAGTAGGTGCGCAAAAACTTGCTGATGGTGCAAATGACCTTCAAAATGGTCAAGTTTTACTGAAAAATGGTGTTGATAAACTAAAAGGTGGTCAACAACAGCTTGCTGAAGGAGCAAACAAATTGGCAAATGGATTGTCATATCCAAAAACTGGGTTTGTTGCTAGATTCCAAACATTCGGTGAAAAATTAGGAGAAGCGAAGAATGGTGCTAGTGAATTAGCAGGAGGAAGTAAGCAATTAAATAGTGGTATAAGCGAGTTAGCGGGTGGTAGTCCACAATTAGTTGATGGTGTTAATCAATTAACAGAAGGAGCTGGTAAATTAAACGGTGGTTTAGGTAAATTATCTACCGGTTCAGGCCAGTTAATCGATGGTGTTAATCAATTAGCAAATGGCTCTAATCAAGTAACAGGCGGACTAGGTACCTTATCGGCTGGAGCTAACCAAATGGCTGGGGGAGTAGGTCAGTTAGCGGATGGTTCCGGTCAAGTAACCAATGGCTTAGGCGCATTATCAAGTGGAGCAGGACAATTAGTTGATGGAGTAAATAAACTAGCAGATGGCTCCGGAAAAGTAACAGATGGATTAGTAAAAGTAAATGATGGATCAGGTGAACTCGCTACAAAACTCGGCGAGGGGGCTGAGAAAACAGGTAAAGTAAAAGGAACGAATAAAACATATAATATGTTTGCAGATCCTGTGAAAGTACAAACTGAGAAAATGGCAGAGGTTCCAAACTACGGAACAGGATTTACACCATATTTCTTATCTCTAGGTTTATTTGTTGGGGCACTTTTATTATCGATTGTGTATCCATTACGTGATACAGTTGGTGTTCCAAAATCAGGATTTAGCTGGTTTATTAGTAAATTTGGTGTTTTATTATCAGTGGGTATTATTCAGGCTTTAGTAGCAGATTTAGTGCTATTGCTAGGGTTAGGTGTGGAAGTACAGAGTGTTCCATATTTCATTCTGTTTAGTATTCTTACAAGCTTAGCATTTATTGCGTTAATTCAATGCTTAGTAACAGCTTTTGGAGATGCAGGACGTTTTATTGCGATTTTAACATTAATTATGCAGTTAACAACAAGCGCAGGTACATTCCCACTTGAGTTAATCCCGAAATTTTTACAACACTTTAATGCGTGGTTACCAATGACATATTCTGTATCCGGATTTAAAGCAGTTGTATCAAGTGGAGACTTCGGATTTATGTGGCAAAATGCAGGGATATTAATGATCTTTATTGTTATATTATCACTTGGAACAATTGGTTCGTTGACTTGGATGCATAAGCGACAATTTCGGAATTTAGTAGAAGAAAAATCGATAGAAGCCTAG
- the yhfH gene encoding protein YhfH, translating into MIDQPMEFFRNLPTKTCAHCGKEIDEQHEAYHNKCDDCVHEE; encoded by the coding sequence ATGATCGATCAACCGATGGAATTTTTCAGAAATTTACCAACAAAAACGTGTGCGCACTGCGGGAAGGAAATTGATGAGCAACACGAAGCATATCATAATAAATGTGACGATTGCGTTCACGAAGAATAA
- a CDS encoding DinB family protein — translation MNPNVILEKFESVAMYYIKELEKYSLEQLRRKPSEDEWSLGQMYNHLLTASNMQLDAIAKCTTDSATIDGKKTEMGEKIYAMGAFPPVQIKIPDRPGYTPENLTDKEEIKQALLQIIEKMKGIKPQLPSILANYKVAHPGLGYLNAVEWFQLIYMHFSHHLHQKERLEQHIILK, via the coding sequence ATGAATCCAAATGTCATTTTAGAGAAATTTGAAAGTGTAGCAATGTATTACATAAAAGAATTAGAGAAATACTCCCTTGAACAATTGAGAAGAAAACCTTCCGAAGACGAATGGTCTCTTGGACAAATGTATAATCACTTACTTACAGCTTCAAATATGCAATTAGATGCCATTGCAAAGTGTACAACTGATTCTGCAACTATAGATGGTAAGAAAACAGAAATGGGTGAAAAAATATATGCAATGGGTGCTTTCCCTCCAGTACAAATAAAAATACCTGATCGCCCAGGATACACGCCTGAAAATCTTACAGATAAAGAGGAAATTAAACAAGCATTGTTACAGATCATTGAGAAAATGAAAGGGATTAAGCCACAACTCCCTTCAATTCTAGCCAATTATAAAGTGGCACATCCAGGACTTGGGTACTTAAATGCTGTAGAGTGGTTTCAATTGATTTATATGCATTTCTCTCACCACCTTCATCAGAAGGAAAGGCTGGAGCAGCATATTATTCTAAAATAA
- a CDS encoding helix-turn-helix transcriptional regulator gives MNRTDCLLSILIELQRKQIVTANSLAEKFEICKRTIYRDMQALSESGVPIFSMPGQGYSLMDGYFLPPIQFKPEEAVTLLLGSDYVEQNLDSAFSTHAKSAKEKLEAILPSEQQKKVKELRGTFRFLSGTFSHQTFAQEQLEKQLLLLQESIQEQQCVSFSYRKLNQSEQNKRTVNPYGLVNISGIWYIVAHCLLRQQIRHFRLNRMDNLQQEQTFFTKPENFYLPDYQPENNRTIIIHLLFPSHIAHKIIESRYFFIDSYEQKDDGFHVLLTSRSIDEVFPWVLSWGSQVKVLEPTILSEKLREEAKKMLQM, from the coding sequence ATGAATCGAACAGATTGTTTACTTTCTATTCTCATTGAATTACAGAGAAAGCAAATCGTCACAGCTAACAGCTTAGCTGAAAAATTTGAAATATGTAAAAGAACAATATACAGAGATATGCAAGCACTCAGTGAATCAGGTGTCCCAATCTTTTCAATGCCTGGACAAGGTTATTCTTTAATGGATGGTTATTTCTTGCCGCCCATTCAATTCAAACCAGAAGAGGCAGTAACTCTTCTATTAGGAAGTGATTATGTCGAACAAAATCTCGACTCAGCTTTTTCTACACATGCAAAATCTGCTAAAGAAAAATTAGAAGCAATCCTCCCTTCTGAACAGCAAAAGAAGGTCAAGGAGTTAAGAGGAACTTTTCGTTTCCTCTCCGGTACTTTCTCTCATCAAACATTTGCTCAAGAACAACTAGAGAAACAACTTCTTCTATTACAAGAATCTATTCAGGAACAACAATGTGTTTCTTTTTCTTATCGTAAACTGAATCAAAGTGAACAAAATAAACGTACGGTAAATCCTTATGGTTTAGTCAATATTTCAGGGATTTGGTACATTGTTGCCCATTGTCTACTTCGGCAACAAATACGTCATTTCCGTTTGAATCGCATGGACAACTTACAGCAAGAGCAAACGTTCTTTACTAAACCGGAGAACTTTTATTTACCAGACTATCAACCTGAAAATAATCGAACCATTATCATTCATTTATTATTTCCATCCCATATTGCACACAAAATTATTGAGTCTCGCTACTTTTTTATAGATTCCTATGAACAAAAAGATGATGGCTTTCATGTGCTTCTAACATCAAGAAGTATAGATGAAGTATTTCCATGGGTATTGAGCTGGGGAAGCCAAGTAAAAGTGCTAGAACCGACTATTCTTTCTGAGAAACTTCGAGAAGAAGCAAAGAAAATGCTACAAATGTAA
- a CDS encoding MBL fold metallo-hydrolase, whose translation MKMTVVGFWGGFPEVGEATSGYLFEHDGFRLLVDCGSGVLAQIQKYITPSDIDAVLLSHYHHDHVADIGVLQYARLITSMAKGQLPELPIYGHGFDVQGFSSLTHAPHTKGIVYNPEETLQIGPFSISFLKTVHPVICYAMRITVGDKVIVYSADSSYIPEFIPFTKDADLFICECNMYAHQEAAKAGHMNSTEVADIAKNANVKELLLTHLPHTGNISDLVEEAKQIFDGRITLAHSGYVWNS comes from the coding sequence ATGAAAATGACTGTTGTTGGCTTTTGGGGCGGCTTTCCAGAAGTGGGAGAAGCAACGTCGGGGTATTTGTTTGAACACGATGGTTTTCGTTTACTTGTTGACTGTGGTAGTGGTGTACTAGCACAGATTCAAAAATATATAACACCATCTGATATAGATGCGGTTCTGTTGTCACATTATCATCACGATCATGTTGCGGATATTGGAGTATTGCAATATGCAAGATTAATTACAAGCATGGCAAAAGGGCAATTACCAGAACTACCGATTTATGGACATGGATTTGATGTGCAAGGATTCTCTTCCTTAACACATGCACCACACACGAAAGGGATTGTGTACAATCCGGAAGAAACATTACAGATTGGGCCGTTCTCTATTTCATTTTTAAAGACGGTGCATCCTGTTATATGCTATGCGATGCGTATTACGGTGGGAGATAAAGTTATCGTATATAGTGCTGATTCTAGCTACATTCCTGAATTTATTCCATTTACAAAAGATGCAGATTTATTTATTTGTGAGTGTAATATGTATGCACATCAGGAAGCTGCAAAAGCAGGGCATATGAATAGTACAGAAGTAGCGGATATTGCAAAGAATGCAAATGTAAAGGAATTACTGTTAACGCATCTGCCGCACACAGGAAACATATCTGATTTAGTAGAAGAAGCAAAACAAATTTTTGACGGCCGCATTACGCTTGCGCATAGCGGTTATGTTTGGAATTCATGA